One genomic segment of Octopus sinensis unplaced genomic scaffold, ASM634580v1 Contig18911, whole genome shotgun sequence includes these proteins:
- the LOC115231857 gene encoding uncharacterized protein LOC115231857 produces the protein MLPTANKALRLIRALCGDVPEPLTPKALGGFRAGPGSSHPNVADPSTQNVITNDRAELRVDTTIPTESKIQYNKPDIFLYDKKLNHIWLIEIGVTCVDNLKAVEVEKLHKYDILASELKIIYKAKVKILPIVITWDAITSKYFKIYMDFIGIKDSVLVYIQTTALKKTLEGMFVEYKHGFEDVMTKALILNKDYAVWNTHQRGAYSMKRRHDEVTENEYSEEGQINSKRITKDDGAVQGGPRPVN, from the exons ATGCTCCCCACCGCAAATAAGGCACTTCGCCTTATCCGGGCACTTTGTGGAGATGTGCCCGAACCCCTGACACCGAAAGCATTGGGTGGCTTTCGGGCGGGGCCAGGCAGCTCTCATCCTAATGTAGCCGATCCTAGTACCCAGAA CGTAATTACCAATGATCGTGCTGAATTACGAGTTGACACTACTATCCCTACCGAATCAAAAATTCAATATAACAAGCCGGACATTTTCCTATACGACAAAAAATTAAACCACATATGGCTAATAGAGATTGGAGTGACGTGTGTGGATAATTTAAAAGCAGTTGAAGttgaaaaacttcataaatatGATATCCTGGCAAGTGAATTAAAAATCATTTACAAAGCCAAAGTCAAAATACTTCCGATTGTCATTACCTGGGATGCGATCACctctaagtattttaaaatatacatggatTTTATTGGCATTAAAGACAGTGTTCTGGTATACATCCAAACGACTGCATTAAAGAAGACGTTGGAAGGAATGTTCGTAGAATATAAACATGGTTTCGAAGACGTAATGACTAAAGCATTGATTCTCAACAAAGATTATGCAGTGTGGAACACTCACCAAAGGGGAGCTTACTCGATGAAGAGGAGACATGATGAGGTGACAGAAAACGAATACTCTGAGGAAGGACAAATTAATAGCAAGAGGATCACGAAAGATGATGGTGCTGTTCAGGGAGGCCCAAGACcagtaaattga
- the LOC115231858 gene encoding peptidyl-prolyl cis-trans isomerase G-like: MIQGGDIITGNGTNGESIYGKKFDGQSKKPEFIRREFFSKTRPSFPAFHGQQGPQHKRLTIFHNDSPLPSFGRVLKYFCVFVRKHVVFGQVISGDSVIRRIESLETDKHNRPLTSVTIEGCGEMVWQTNVRKKARKAEKEAKIKRKEERNARREAKLKRKEERRLFKEKMARAAEKGMGGNVNAEEYGSIVIDPDEIPQTPVNFLKRNRNGPVVVKKYNYGENRVDRSGRVIKGRGAEVVWRGYFRGTDRLGEEGVRPLLRIGRRRIV, encoded by the coding sequence ATGATCCAAGGCGGCGACATAATCACGGGAAACGGAACCAACGGAGAAAGTATTTACGGAAAGAAATTCGACGGTCAGTCTAAAAAACCTGAATTTATTAGACGAGAATTTTTTAGTAAAACACGACCGTCCTTTCCTGCTTTCCATGGCCAACAAGGGCCCCAACACAAACGCCTCACAATTTTTCATAACGACAGTCCCCTGCCCTCATTTGGACgggttttgaaatatttttgtgtatttgtaagAAAGCACGTGGTTTTTGGACAAGTGATTTCAGGAGATTCCGTGATTAGGCGAATTGAGTCGTTGGAGACGGACAAACACAACCGTCCGTTGACGAGTGTCACGATTGAGGGGTGTGGAGAAATGGTGTGGCAGACCAATGTGAGAAAGAAAGCACGGAAGGCTGAGAAAGAAGCCAAAATAAAgcggaaagaagaaagaaatgcaaGAAGAGAGGCTAAAttgaagaggaaagaagaaaggagattGTTTAAGGAGAAAATGGCCAGGGCAGCCGAGAAGGGAATGGGAGGAAATGTCAATGCTGAGGAATATGGCTCAATTGTCATCGATCCTGACGAAATCCCCCAAACCCCCGTCAATTTCTTAAAAAGGAATCGGAATGGGCCTGTTGTGGTCAAAAAGTATAACTACGGGGAGAATAGAGTTGATCGTTCTGGTCGTGTTATTAAAGGGAGGGGGGCTGAGGTTGTTTGGAGGGGTTATTTTAGAGGTACCGATCGCCTGGGAGAGGAAGGAGTCCGCCCACTCCTCCGCATTGGAAGGAGGCGGATAGTTTGA